The following proteins are encoded in a genomic region of Mycteria americana isolate JAX WOST 10 ecotype Jacksonville Zoo and Gardens chromosome 14, USCA_MyAme_1.0, whole genome shotgun sequence:
- the ZGPAT gene encoding zinc finger CCCH-type with G patch domain-containing protein produces the protein MDEESLETAIQTYNAQLQQVELALGAGLDPSQQSDLIQLQQDLKQLIELTESSLVSVKKSKLLSTLDTNASSSSSPVGLLEQDANPDSSAQDEEYAAFKEAIAELGADEKPSANNNEISSKRDEETDDKNESKYSEEEEESDREEEEEELSGMKVKAPYYSSWGTLEYHNAMIVGTEDLEDGSAGVRVLYLYPTHKSLKPCPFFLDDKCRFKENCRFSHGQVVSVEELQPFQEPNLSALEVGSACLAKHSDGMWYTAKITDIDSGYYTVKFDSLLLKEAVVEGDSVIPPLRSEDGASSAESDEDSVDDSGYAKVIDSGVPENGEWTPACSSSFGGWEAHTRGIGSKLLVQMGYEFGKGLGKNSEGRVEPVQAVVLPRGKSLDQCAEVLQKKKQGKLDPGKSRKCRAKGSNSGQSPAGSRKPPRNVFDFLNEKLRGKSAGEKAGGMALPERNSKEIYHASKSTKKALSVRLFQTMEKIEQTQKDIRGIQQALARNIGRHSIATAQLEEKLANAHKQLGQLQAQEASLQREQKKADTHKKMTEF, from the exons ATGGATGAAGAGAGTCTGGAAACAGCAATTCAGACCTACAATGCCCAGCTGCAGCAAGTGGAGCTGGCTTTAGGGGCAGGCCTGGACCCATCGCAGCAGTCGGACTTGATTCAGTTGCAGCAGGATTTGAAGCAGCTGATAGAACTGACTGAGTCCAGCCTGGTGTCTGTTAAAAAGAGCAAACTTCTGTCTACTTTAGATACaaatgcctcctcctcctcctccccagtagGTCTCCTGGAGCAGGATGCCAACCCAGACAGTTCTGCCCAGGATGAGGAGTATGCTGCTTTTAAGGAAGCCATTGCTGAGCTTGGAGCTGATGAGAAGCCTTCAGCTAATAACAATGAGATATCATCAAAGAGAGATGAAGAAACTGATGACAAAAATGAATCCAAGTacagtgaagaggaggaggagtctgacagagaggaggaggaggaggaattgaGTGGGATGAAGGTTAAAGCCCCCTACTACAGTTCTTGGGGGACCCTGGAGTACCATAATGCCATGATTGTGGGGACAGAGGACTTAGAAGATGGCAGTGCAGGAGTCAGAGTGCTCTATCTCTATCCCACTCACAAGTCTCTGAAGCCGTGCCCGTTCTTCTTGGATGACAAATGCAGATTTAAAGAGAACTGtcg GTTTTCGCATGGTCAGGTGGTCTCTGTGGAAGAGCTTCAGCCGTTCCAGGAGCCCAATCTGAGCGCGCTGGAGGTGGGCTCGGCCTGCCTGGCGAAACACAGCGATGGAATGTGGTACACTGCAAAAATAACCG aCATTGACAGTGGTTACTACACTGTGAAGTTTGATTCCCTGCTGCTCAAGGAAGCTGTTGTGGAAGGAGATAGTGTCATTCCCCCACTGCGAAGTGAAGATGGTGCCTCATCTGCCGAGTCTGATGAAGACAGCGTTGATGATTCTGGGTATGCTAAAG TGATAGATTCGGGAGTTCCAGAGAACGGGGAATGGACTCCTGCGTGCAGTTCCTCTTTTGGTGGCTGGGAAGCCCATACTCGTGGTATCGGCTCCAAACTGCTTGTTCAGATGGGATATGAGTTTGGAAAAG GGTTAGGGAAGAATTCTGAGGGCCGAGTGGAGCCGGTGCAGGCTGTGGTACTTCCTCGAGGCAAGTCCCTTGACCAGTGTGCTGAGGTGcttcagaagaagaaacaggGGAAGCTGGACCCAGGCAAATCGAGGAAATGCCGAGCAAAGGGAAGCAACTCTGGACAATCCCCTGCAGGCAGCCGTAAGCCTCCCCGCAACGTGTTTGACTTTTTGAATGAGAAACTGCGAGGGAAGAGCGCTGGGGAGAAGGCGGGAGGGATGGCACTGCCAGAGAGGAACAGCAAAGAGATCTACCATGCTAGCAAGAGCACCAAGAAAGCCCTGAGTGTCCGCCTCTTCCAGACAATGGAGAAGATTGAACAAACGCAGAAGGATATCAGAGGAATCCAGCAGGCCCTGGCACGCAACATTGGACG GCACAGCATTGCTACAgctcagctggaggagaagctggcTAATGCGCACAaacagctggggcagctgcaggccCAGGAAGCCAGTCTGCAGCgggagcagaagaaagcagacacACATAAGAAGATGACTGAGTTCTAG
- the ARFRP1 gene encoding ADP-ribosylation factor-related protein 1 isoform X2: MYTLLSGLYKYMFQRDEYCILILGLDNAGKTTFLEQTKTRFNKNYKGMSLSKITTTVGLNIGTIDVGKTRLMFWDLGGQEELQSLWDKYYAESHGVIYVIDSTDEERLSESKRAFEKMITSEALEGVPILVLANKQDVETCLSIPDIKTAFSDCINKIGKRDCLTQACSALTGKGVNEGIEWMVKCVVRNIHRPPRKKDITDIRSRGGVGRTFAFCSALIRTKDARQTRAGAFSHWNFIQVGNPT; encoded by the exons ATGTATACTCTGCTGTCTGGACTCTATAAATACATGTTCCAGAGGGATGAGTACTGCATCTTGATCCTTGGTTTGGACAATGCTGGTAAAACC acCTTCCTTGAACAAACTAAAACTCGATTTAACAAGAACTACAAAGGGATGAGTTTGTCCAAAATCACAACCACTGTAGGCCTAAACA TTGGTACTATTGATGTTGGCAAAACTCGGCTAATGTTCTGGGATCTTGGTGGACAGGAGGAGCTACAGTCTCTTTGGGACAAG TATTATGCTGAATCTCATGGAGTGATCTATGTTATTGACTCCACTGATGAGGAGAGGCTCTCGGAATCTAAAAGAGCTTTTG aGAAGATGATTACCAGTGAAGCTCTGGAAGGGGTTCCCATTCTGGTGTTAGCTAACAAGCAGGATGTAGAG ACTTGTCTGTCAATACCTGACATCAAGACAGCATTTAGTGACTGCATTAACAAAATTGGGAAGAGAGACTGCCTGACACAAGCCTGCTCTGCTCTTACGGG CAAAGGAGTGAACGAGGGAATTGAATGGATGGTGAAGTGCGTGGTGAGGAATATTCACCGGCCCCCAAGAAAGAAGGACATCAC GGACATAAGAAGCAGGGGAGGTGTGGGAAGAACCTTTGCCTTCTGCTCAGCTCTGATCAGGACAAAGGATGCCAGACAAACTAGAGCAGGTGCTTTTTCACACTGGAATTTTATACAAGTTGGAAATCCCACATGA
- the ARFRP1 gene encoding ADP-ribosylation factor-related protein 1 isoform X4: MYTLLSGLYKYMFQRDEYCILILGLDNAGKTTFLEQTKTRFNKNYKGMSLSKITTTVGLNIGTIDVGKTRLMFWDLGGQEELQSLWDKYYAESHGVIYVIDSTDEERLSESKRAFEKMITSEALEGVPILVLANKQDVETCLSIPDIKTAFSDCINKIGKRDCLTQACSALTGKGVNEGIEWMVKCVVRNIHRPPRKKDITPYRKHRLLFKMLLHCK; the protein is encoded by the exons ATGTATACTCTGCTGTCTGGACTCTATAAATACATGTTCCAGAGGGATGAGTACTGCATCTTGATCCTTGGTTTGGACAATGCTGGTAAAACC acCTTCCTTGAACAAACTAAAACTCGATTTAACAAGAACTACAAAGGGATGAGTTTGTCCAAAATCACAACCACTGTAGGCCTAAACA TTGGTACTATTGATGTTGGCAAAACTCGGCTAATGTTCTGGGATCTTGGTGGACAGGAGGAGCTACAGTCTCTTTGGGACAAG TATTATGCTGAATCTCATGGAGTGATCTATGTTATTGACTCCACTGATGAGGAGAGGCTCTCGGAATCTAAAAGAGCTTTTG aGAAGATGATTACCAGTGAAGCTCTGGAAGGGGTTCCCATTCTGGTGTTAGCTAACAAGCAGGATGTAGAG ACTTGTCTGTCAATACCTGACATCAAGACAGCATTTAGTGACTGCATTAACAAAATTGGGAAGAGAGACTGCCTGACACAAGCCTGCTCTGCTCTTACGGG CAAAGGAGTGAACGAGGGAATTGAATGGATGGTGAAGTGCGTGGTGAGGAATATTCACCGGCCCCCAAGAAAGAAGGACATCAC TCCCTACAGGAAGCACcgacttttatttaaaatgcttttgcattgcAAGTGA
- the ARFRP1 gene encoding ADP-ribosylation factor-related protein 1 isoform X1 — protein sequence MYTLLSGLYKYMFQRDEYCILILGLDNAGKTTFLEQTKTRFNKNYKGMSLSKITTTVGLNIGTIDVGKTRLMFWDLGGQEELQSLWDKYYAESHGVIYVIDSTDEERLSESKRAFEKMITSEALEGVPILVLANKQDVETCLSIPDIKTAFSDCINKIGKRDCLTQACSALTGKGVNEGIEWMVKCVVRNIHRPPRKKDITFSLYKQVYSANDADQWNRTKLTWKSILKRVGSQCISSAKKKIPLG from the exons ATGTATACTCTGCTGTCTGGACTCTATAAATACATGTTCCAGAGGGATGAGTACTGCATCTTGATCCTTGGTTTGGACAATGCTGGTAAAACC acCTTCCTTGAACAAACTAAAACTCGATTTAACAAGAACTACAAAGGGATGAGTTTGTCCAAAATCACAACCACTGTAGGCCTAAACA TTGGTACTATTGATGTTGGCAAAACTCGGCTAATGTTCTGGGATCTTGGTGGACAGGAGGAGCTACAGTCTCTTTGGGACAAG TATTATGCTGAATCTCATGGAGTGATCTATGTTATTGACTCCACTGATGAGGAGAGGCTCTCGGAATCTAAAAGAGCTTTTG aGAAGATGATTACCAGTGAAGCTCTGGAAGGGGTTCCCATTCTGGTGTTAGCTAACAAGCAGGATGTAGAG ACTTGTCTGTCAATACCTGACATCAAGACAGCATTTAGTGACTGCATTAACAAAATTGGGAAGAGAGACTGCCTGACACAAGCCTGCTCTGCTCTTACGGG CAAAGGAGTGAACGAGGGAATTGAATGGATGGTGAAGTGCGTGGTGAGGAATATTCACCGGCCCCCAAGAAAGAAGGACATCAC CTTCAGTCTCTATAAGCAGGTCTATTCTGCTAATGATGCAGACCAATGGAATAGGACCAAATTGACATGGAAAAGCATTCTGAAAAGGGTTGGTAGTCAATGCATAagctctgctaaaaaaaaaatcccactgggATAG